Proteins encoded within one genomic window of Hallerella porci:
- the mazG gene encoding nucleoside triphosphate pyrophosphohydrolase translates to MKYSFEDLIRIMKQLRSENGCPWDRKQTTQTLLPYLVEESSEFIDAAQDHDTAHMCEELGDVLFQVVFHSQVTAENGDFTIDDVTDGICRKMIRRHPHVFGDAHVKNAGEVSKRWEEIKAKEANNLKLQGMSAMDKVAHSMPTLSRAQDMGRRAAKCGFDWKDNESVLQKVREEWNEFLAEYEKHSEKSPNLDRMEDELGDVLFTLCHLARHLGLNAETALIRANNKFDKRFRSLEKLAKEKQPEKSLGENSPEELLALWQKAKNETSQR, encoded by the coding sequence TTATGAAACAGCTGCGTTCGGAAAACGGTTGCCCGTGGGATCGCAAACAGACGACGCAAACTCTTTTGCCGTATTTGGTCGAAGAAAGTTCGGAATTTATCGATGCGGCGCAAGATCACGATACGGCGCACATGTGCGAAGAATTGGGCGATGTCCTTTTTCAAGTGGTGTTTCATTCGCAGGTAACCGCAGAAAATGGCGACTTTACAATCGACGATGTGACCGATGGAATTTGCCGCAAAATGATTCGAAGACATCCGCATGTATTCGGCGATGCGCATGTGAAAAATGCGGGCGAAGTTTCGAAGCGTTGGGAAGAAATTAAAGCGAAAGAAGCGAATAATTTGAAGCTTCAAGGAATGTCGGCGATGGATAAAGTTGCGCACAGCATGCCGACTCTTTCGCGGGCGCAAGATATGGGACGCCGTGCCGCAAAATGCGGATTTGATTGGAAGGATAATGAATCGGTTCTGCAAAAAGTCCGCGAAGAATGGAATGAATTTTTGGCGGAATACGAAAAGCATTCGGAGAAGTCGCCGAATTTGGACCGCATGGAAGATGAATTGGGCGACGTGCTTTTTACCCTTTGCCATTTGGCGCGTCATCTCGGATTGAATGCCGAAACCGCATTGATCCGTGCGAACAATAAATTTGATAAACGATTCCGTTCTTTGGAAAAATTGGCGAAAGAAAAACAGCCCGAAAAATCCCTCGGAGAAAATTCCCCCGAAGAACTTCTCGCTCTTTGGCAGAAAGCCAAAAACGAGACTAGTC